aggccaaggacaaacgtgcccaaatggaaggtgtgccacaccatcaaggcagctccaacttatatcagttcgggcgcaactgggtatgtggtttgcttcatgattcatgcaattcattcatcatgctagcttgagccctttaattactaactttcattgcttctctctttcaggcacgccacaataaggcggataaggtgccagaggtgtacgacctgtatgccatggcccacactggctcttacaagaaagtcaaggctttctctcagtctgacctcgatgatgcaaacaacttcaccaacatctcctcccacaacaagctcgtgagatatagagatgaggggaaggcgaggaaaggggaggactttaacccgagccagggtcccattgatccagagctggtgatgatatctggtggcgggaggtcccatggctccatagccattggagatggacttatccgttgtcctagcactctcccggagatcaaggcgcgccagtcgagctccgctcctgagataaggcctcgtgaacggccagtgcaactcgccatcaaggttagtgatacgtactcagttatctgtctccattacattgtgtgcgcttccatcaatgattacaaatggtcatgtgagtggtgttgcaggctgctatacagactgagagagatagaacggagaaacttctggcagaggcggcggagaggcagcgggagatggaggagaggacgagaaagatgatggaggaggagagggcacggaatgacatgcaggcaagggccatgtacgagctccttgtggtaagtttcttctgcagattacttgctagtcttaacatttaagtctcattactaactagtatgactctgttctgaaaaccaaatgtgcagtctgtgtgcgagaagtccggtcagcccgctccgccgatgccagtgattgctcctgggagcacggtgagtttagtttgaatggacattagttggtagtctcaacatttgagtgtcgtaatgctaacgagacattgaaaatgatctttgttgcagcttaactccagaaacgcatcgcacgatccttctccaggtagcggcactagccaccccggtcctacacctccctgatcacggtaagtttctctagtgttttgcttaacaaatgcataaagacctagacttagctttatttcctccaatatgcttaccataatgacctagagttagcttattttcctccaaaatgacccattttacctaggttaacttataaatgatgcagttcatccaagttagctcaaaaatgacccatttcacctagattagctcctaaatgatccattttacctacgttagctttaaaatggcccatttcacctacgttaactccaaaatgacccatcttacctaggttatctcataaacgatccatttcaacaaagttagctcataaacgatccatttcaactaagttagctcaaaaacgatccttttgacctaagtgagctaaaaaacgacccatttcaccttagttagctcaaaaacgatccatttcaactaagttagctcaaaaacgatccatttctaactttcttattttgccattttgcagatttcattatgtgctggatggagtgcttgttctactcttcttcttcttgtcttctcattcttgtcttctcattctagtcaccttagctatggagtgctactttatgtatggatggaacttctttatgtatgaaatgatggatggaacttgtttatgtatgaaatgatggatggaccttgtttgtgtatgaaatgatgtatgaacttgtttatgtgatgaatgcctgtgaaatatatctatatgtcatatatattttctgtgcaaattgtgggatttaacaaaaaacagaaaaaacagacaatatgcaggctctttgccgtctgccaccgacggcaaagagctctttgccgtccgccgcagacggcaaagaagccacgtggcagccaactgtgcttcctgggagctgacccatttggtcagtttgcctacagtggcagacggcaacgactttgccgtccgtggcggacggcaaagaacctgcagtttgcctacagtggcagacggcaaagaacctggcatctagtgacgtgtagatgacatcataaggcggacggcaaagaccaaaggctctttgccgtctgcggcggacggcaaaggtctgccgttagccacttaacggactgacagcgcaaatattgccgtccgccctctttgccgtccgccgcagacggcaaagatcctttgccgtccgccgccaggaagcagacggcaaagaagctgtttaccgtagccttctttgccggagccttttgccgtccgcggctgacggcaaaggtctttgccgtccgcctttcgagcctttgccgtccgccatggcagacggcaaagtagctgtttcctgtagtgccatttggacatgccaaagtggtacttccttcacaaagtgtttttctgagcagaataggaaaatgaatatttttgaattattttttaactaggcaaggaaggttttttacatatttgacgaagatatgacccaaagaatttatgagatttttttgggaattttgggaatgacagaaatataggttgcttcacaacctagggcaaaaactgccacatggacatgacacataggcaaaactgatgaggtggcgcctagtcatagcaacccaccacaatttacaaggttatgaccatctatattagtcatgatcagctagaaataaggcagcagacatgtgctatctgctttatgaccatttcgtgtaaggaaattacgacctttctgaccaaaatggtcgttatagtttagggtttggagccccccgaacagcttttgaccaattggcctgaaatggtcatagatctatgaccaattcttccagggtcactgacagaaggtcaccagttgacatatttcttgtagtggagccGGCCGAAATGGacagccaacccccccccccccctcccgctcaCCCCGCCGGTGCCGAAAATAGGCTTGGGGATGACAAAGAACCACCGAGTCCAAGCTCCGCCTCCAACCACGCCaatggtgtccggggtggccaccgCGTCTCCGGCAACGGCACGCAGCCCTCCCGCCGCACCTACCGGccgcaagaagaagatgaagaatatCGTGATGGCGCTTCGTCCAAAGGCTACACCTCGTGCAACAACTATGGTTTCCCCTACGGCGACTGCTCCGGCACGAGCGGCGGCCGCGGCCGGCAACAAAAAACATGGCCGCcaagtgctcgatgaaatgccaacAAGGTAAAAATAAAACCTCAGGTCCCGTTGGTATTCGATAGTGATTGTTCGTGATTGGTAGTGATTTTTTATAGTGCTTGCTTTGACATTGTAGAGCGGAGATGAACATGGCCGAATTCCTCGCATTGCTGGAGTCCTCGGCCACCATTGGCCTTGATGATCTCAACTATGACTTGTTTTGGGATCATTCGGCCACGCAAGACATGGAGGAGACCGAGGAGGAGGTCCAAGAGGTGGTgaccgaggaggaggtggtggaggtgacCGAAGCAAGCACCAAGGCCTCAAGGAGCCACCTCCTAAACTGCAACCAAAAGGAGGACCTTGCGCTTTGTGACGCTTGGTGTGCCATCTCCATGGATGCAACGATCGGAACGGATCAAACCAAGACCATGTTTTGGGAGAGGATCACCGACTACTACAACATCTCCTTGGACGTGTGATCAAGCCGTACACAAGGTTTTCTTGGGCATAGTTAGAGCACCATCCATGATCAATGCAACCGATGGTCCGGTTGCATCAACCAAGTGAACCATGCTCCACTGAGTGGTGTGCAAGTGGCGGAATATGGCCCCTACATCCAAGAGCTATTCAAGCATCGGAACACCAAGTTCGTCCACAAGCCCTTCACTTTGCATCATTGCTACAAAGAGTTATGCAAGAATGAGAAGTGGATCCAAAGAATTGTGGAGACCACTCCGAAGAGGTCAAGGTTGACTATATCCTTTGAGAACGACGAGGAGGTTGATCAAGATGCCAACAATAGACCGGGAGGAAACAAGAttgcaaaagaaagaaagaagaggaaTGCATTTGGTGTCACTTACAAGGATGAACTTGTGGCAATGATCGAGACAAGGAAGGTGTTGGCGGCTGAACGCAAAGGAGACAAGATGACGAGGTGGAATGAGCTCAAGGCCTTCGAGGATGACAAGTGAAAGACCAAGTTGACGGCCAAAGAGAGAAAGTTGAAGGCCAAGAAGCGTAGGCTTTCACTTGAGGAGGGGAGGATTCGTGATGCGAAGAAGGCCGAAGAGCGTGCTATCATGTTCATGAATCCAAACACAATGGATGAAACCGCAAGAAAGTATTTGGAGCTCACTCGTGGAGAAATCTTGGCCTCTCTTCGGAATGTTGGTGGCGGCCGAGGGGGtgttggtgatggtgttggtgatggtGGCCGAGtgggtggtgatggtggtggtggtgatggtggccgaGAGGATGGTGATGGTGGCCGAgagggtggtggtgatgatggccgAGAGGATGTCAAGGTTGATTTGTTTGTCGAGGTCATCGTTTGAGTGGTGGTGGCCGAGAGGGTGGTGGTGCATGCCAAAGATTGGCTCGATCCACAACATATACATGCTATGTTTATGGTGATTTTGAATCAAACATTGTGTTTGAAGTGATGTCTTTTGGGTGAAGTTCGGAAGTTTAAATTTGAAAAACACGGTAATGAAACTTTATGTTATGACAATTATTGCTATCCATGCTTTAATTTGAATGATTTTAAGATATGTATTGTGTAGAGATTGTGTTTGTGTGGCTAGTATACAAAACGGACATAAATTTGACTTTACTCCACTAACTATAGGGGTTCGGCTAGGTGAGGCCACCGTTAGTGGAGTAAATTTTTACTCCACTAACTTTACTCTAACTTTTACTCCACTAACTTTTAGGGAATCTGTTAGAAATGCCCTTCAGCTCACAGCTTTATGTAACTAGATGATACACGTTGTTGCAAGAATATTTCGAAATATTTCAATGAGAACTGATTGCatgaaacatgaatatttggaGTAATAACATGAAAACTAAAACTAAGAATACATATGATTATGTGTTTGAATATTATATGTGGTATAAATATGATAATAGAATGGAAATTCTCGAGGTGTCTTTTTCTTATGCATGGTCGCAAGTTGAGGTGATCATTTGAATGATGAGGTGACGCAGGCTTGCATGTTGAGAAAAATATGGTGTTATTGGCCAACTATTTAGATATATAAGGTATAAgatacttagagcatctccagccgcgcccccaacatggcctccccaggcgacgttttcgcgccggcgccgaaaaaacggcccaatcGCGCCCCTAGGAGCCcatttttcgccggcttgggccgaaatcagcgccggcggacccaggccgaacccggcgcgctgggggcgcccgagggcgccggggcgagtgttttggcgcgaaaaagccgcgggcccgccgagtcagcgagacgccgcttcgtcgccctcatcgcctcggttcccgcgggaatcaaggccaaggctgccgcgctgccgcgccggtcagcctccattgatgcctcacgggcggcgcagtgaagacgccGTCGACGCGCGTCCCACCCGCTCCCTCCACGCATCCTCCCGCATgtcgcctccccgccgccccgcTTCGGCTATAAAAGGCGCCCACTTCCCGCCAATGAGCGCCacagcctccccctctccctctcgcaaAAGCCTTCTCCTCGCCGGTGAGCGCCAcagcctcccccactccccccgccAACGAGCAAAGCAAACATGGCCGAGaggttcccaggcgacggcgcagcggcgaacggcttcggccgccgacaCCTCCAAGAGTCGGAGGCgcacctcctctacgaggccgagtacccggcgccCCCTGACATGCGCGTGCCGGGGGCGTGGAGACTGAGCGTCGGCGGCGTCCCGGTGCCGCCGGTACCCGAAGGGGCGGCACGGCGAGCggagatcgcccgcatccgctcCTCCCTGACGTAGGAGCAGCGGAACCGGCCGAGGTACGCGCCCGACAGCGAAACACTATGGACGATGTACTTCCAGCGCCGCCGCGAGGAGCAGATCGCCTCCGTCAACGGCATCATtctccgcggccgcctcaacgccaAAGGACGGCAcgagtggtggggcgtccccggccgcaccctcgacgccgtcctcgatcacatcgagaccggcaatgtGCCGCGGGTGGAGTACCCGACGCGGCCGTCCTTCTCTCGCCACCGCGGCAGTTCCTGGATGCCGCGGCGAatggagccggggtcgtcctcgtcgtcagGCTCCGGCTCGCTGGCCCTCCACCCCGTCAGGCCCGAGCCGGAGGGGACACCGCTCGGGCGTCGCGCTCGcggcggcgccctcgtcatcaacgagcccTCACCGCCTGCGACGGCATCGGCGAGGCGCTTCCTAcgcctggtccggccgaagcccGAGCCGGGCTTGCTCCCAGTGAAGCCGGAGCACGTCGACATGGTGGCCCCCGACGACGAGTCTGGCCTTAaatgggcgaaggaggactacgtccgcgagcaggtgcgcCGCTAGCGCCAGGCGTACCTAGAGCACCAGGCCCGTTGCCGCGCCGAGGAGGGCGGCGTTATCGTCATCGACAGTGACAGAGGAGGGCGAGGTCGGGTCGTCAAGCGCCACGCCGCGTGTCGGTGACCCCGGCCAGAGCTGCAGCAGGGACGTCacgcgcgacgacgacgacgacgacggtgacggcggcgactacacccgcttctacaggcttctcggtatgtagacgacggcggcggctaggCTTTTTAATTTGTTTTTTAAGTTAGGCGCAGTTCTTGCATGTTTTTACGTTTTTTACAAATTTTAATGAAGTATGGCCGAGTTCCTGCAAAAATCACCGAGTTTGCAAAAATTTAAAACGAACTTCGCCGAACCCGCGGTGACCGTGGGCCTATGACTGGAGCGAACCGAACCCCAGGGGCCAATCTAGCGACGGTTCTCCCCCAGGCCGTTttttttcggcgccctgggggccgaacggctggagatgctcttatatggAACACCTTTTCGCGTGCAAGGAGATATACCGAACATGTGAGCAAGATCACCTCAGTGTACCGCAAATATTAGAGATATTAGTACTTCTTAGTACTTGTCATGTTAATAAGCTCAATAAAACACACAGATACAAATACATACACCATATTCTATCTTGGCAATCGCACGCTCTCTCACAATGCACGGCATGCATGTCTGCATGCATACTTATACTACGTTGTGCATGTGTATGTCATATCCTTCAATAATTAGGTCAGACCGGGTCCTGTTGTCGATGATGGACGACGGCCGGACAGCCTTGTCGCCGTGAACTTCAGCTGcacctccggccaccgcagccgcccTCCCTCTGGCAGTTGAAGtaggcggcggcgaccggcgcgccAAGGCAGTAGCACGCCGCGAAATCCCTGGTGTTGAAGTTGGGGCGCCACCCCGGCGCGTAGATCACCTGCCTCACCGTCTGCCGGAACACGATGAACGCCAGGCGGTGGATCCCCGCCTTGGGCTGCGGGCTCTCGTACGCCACCACCTCAGTTCCTGACACGTTTGATCGGCGGAGTAATAAGAAAACTTAACACACATGATTAAACATATAGTACTACAATAGTCCAATGCGAaatccacatgcatgcatgttCAATCCTCTTAGTGAACGTGGCAGCAGCTGGTTAGTGCATGCATGGAACTTGTCCATATTAATTTCTGCCAAGTCGCTCGCTTACCATGACTGACATCACCTCCTTCGGGTATGTCCATCACTAACCTGCACAGCAAATAAAAAAGGCGTATTTGTGTTAGGAGTATGATGATGCATCAACTGATACAAgaaatatattttttgaaactcAGATACAAGAAATTAGGGTTGACATGAAAAAAGTGAATGGTTGATTAATGATTAGCTCGAGCTTAGCACGTACCAATGGAGGTACTCCCTTTTGGAAGGGTTGCTTGGACTAGGTGCATCAGGATCCACCATCACCTAGTAACAGAACATGGCAGTAACATACGTGCATGAGAAGGAGCAGCAACGACGACAACAGTTTCTTTTTCTTCCGAAAAGGACGATAAGCATCGATTGATGCAGTTTGCCGGTGACTCACCAGCGTGTATAGTGATGTTTCATTGCGCCCCCGGGAGCCGGTTATCTGGACGGTCGGCTCCCTGGCCACCTGCGACGGCCTCAGCCCAGACCCACTGGTCATCTCGCGGTTGTTATAGAACAGCCTCAGCACCGCCGAAGCATCAAAGGGGTCGATGATTTCTCCGACGATGTTCCCGACGACCAGCGGATTCCTCGACGTGCTCATCGTCGGCTCGATCGGAAGACTTGTCACCAGCTAGCTAGCTGATGTTCCCGCAAGGAAAATAAAGGCTAGCTAACTAATTAAGCTCAAATGTGCATGGCAGTGAGAGTTTGCATTGGTGAGCTACGTATTTATGTGCTTGAAGTGGATACGATACGATCGATTCCTTGCATTGGAATATAAACTTTCTTTAAAGATCCATCTTAATCCTCTGGGCATAGACATATACCAAGTGGAGAGACCATTTCGGAGTGAATAAAATCTTGAGGTTACCATGCCAAATCCAGTTACGGATGCAATGTACAAGTAACAGGGAGACGGAGAAAGGAAGTGCTGACGCCTTAGAAAGCTCTTTGACCCCAATGTGATGACAACTCACAGGTAACTATATACTTACTTAGTTTTCAGGCACGATCGATACCCCAGCAGCAATAGCCGGGACACCATTGTTTTCCCTTCtgctttctctcttttctctcttattaCTAGCTAGCTAGGTGAATCCAGTCATCGTATTGGATTCTTCACGTAAAGTTGATGCGGAGGCAAAAGGCCAAAGCAGATATGGTGGTGTACTTGTTGAGAAGAACATGAGTTCAACAAGTGAATTACGAAAGCAACAAAGTTTATATCCCCATATATTCCTTTTTCAAGTATCATCCAGGTATGTTCTTCTGTACCCCTGCACTATTTTCCTGCACAATTGATTTCTAATGACTACTATGCTAAGCAAACATTGTCGATCGGTGAATGGTAGAGCCTGTTTGATTTAATCAGCTGCCTAGGCCTAGCTATATCTTTTTAGCTAGCTCACAGAAAATCTTATGGCTCCTGTGTCCAAATAATGCAGCCTACGACCAACAAGATAGTCCAACTCGAAGTGATTTCTCCTGAAGGTTTTAGCAGCGTCCGATACATATATTAGGAATGAGTttaatttgttttgttttgagtttatATTGCAGAACTTTGACAATATAATTCTATACTCCATGTTGAATTGTTAATGCAAGAAAATAGTACTTACATTAAGTACAACCCCTGACACATTGAGTTAGGTAGTTCAGTGGTACATCCTCATTATTCACCATTATAAAATTTAGCTCTAATTTCTGTAAAATAAGTGATAAATGTATGTACATCCCTTTTTGCTAATTAAATGGAATAGTGGTTCTGATTGTAGTAtatctagacaaatgtaagacaagttTCTTGGAAGGGAGGTAATAGTAGTTATTCTCCTAGGGCATACATAATTCAGAGGGTTTTGTGTGCCTATTCACTCCCGTGGAAAATGTAAAGCGTATTTTGAGTGTTCAAATTTTCAGTTAACACAATTTATTTCAGACTATTCTTCTTACTGTTAACAAGGTCATAATCACAGTAAAGAACTTTGGAAGGTGGATGCATTGATATCAATTTTGTGTCACATAACCCGTATATAATATTGAATTCAAATGTTGGCTAAGGCGTGGATTTGTTGGATGATCAAAATACCGCTTAATTTCAATGGAGAGAGTAGTTAAGAAAGAACTAAATGAACCTTTTGTGAACCATGCTAATCATTTCCCTAGCTAACCTCAAAATGTGATGTCTATCACATGCAAGGTTTAAACTTTTAATAACAAAAAAAAATCAGACCTCACCGACATATTCAAAATTTGAGATTTCTTTTAGATTCAGTATATTAAAATCGACTTAATTTTACGAAATACCACCTACTTTAAAGTTGGTTcttaagggcatcttcaatgcGAAACCTCAAACCGCCCGCATATGTCCGGACCGCGCGATCCGGACGTGTGTTGCCATCCAGCGTCCTTTATCGGTCCGCTAGACGGCCTAGACGCACTTTTTCCCGCAAACCGGGGataaagtgtgtgtgtgtgggggggggggatggggGTTGCGGGCGTCCAGACCACTGCCACGAGCGCTTCTGACGgccctggcccacccaaaccccCTCCTCCCTCGCACATGTGCTTTCCTGCCCGGTGCCAGCTGCCCGCCCATTCATGCCGCTGTGCGCGGCCGCTCCGCATTGCGCCGGCCGAGAGCGTCGCCTgctacacgcccggctgaacacgcctccttgcctgcATTCATTAAAGTCGCGCGTGTGCCGAAGAACCTACTCCGTCCACACGTCCGTTCGCAAGCCGTACGGCATTAAACACAACGTCTGTTGGCTCTTCGCGTCCACcggctatttaaacgaggccagacgccaggAAAGAACCGCACCACACCTCCGCTCCCCGTCTCCTCCTTGCATCATATTCTCCACGCATCCAGTGAGTAGGAAGAGGGGTTCTCCCGCATAATAGCCGGCTggatggcccgccgagcccgccggattcGAGCTAGACAACTCGCTGCTCGATCTCCCTCGCAGCTCGAGGCcgtcagtaccaagggcgaggctGCAGTCTTGCGCGCGGAGGAGCAAGTGGCCGCTCCAAGCCGGCTCGTGGAGGAGCACGACGGCATGGGCAAAGATGCTGCCGTGGATGAGGCAGTGTCGTACCGCTCCTCCCGCGCTATCCGCCGTCGCGCCCTGCCAGGGGGGGAAAAGTCGGCGTCGTGGAGATCAACGAGGCGGCCAACACGTCTACGGTCGTCGCTGACAGCGAGGAAAAGTATAGCATgcgaggccgccgccacttggatCCCATGAAGGCCCCCGCCGGCGTGCACAACCGGTGTCTTGCCCTCTTCGCAGGCCACCATCGTCACAACCAACCCTGATACTTGCTTCATGGAAGCAGAGGCCACTCCGATGAGCGGCGCTGTCGGACATAGGGAAGGTACGAAGGGAAGCGGAGGCTATTCTTCCCTAAGTAATGATACACCTATGTAAACAATTTCACTTAACTTACATAATGACTTGCGTGGCATTTTTCTGTTGGATGAAATTAGGAGAGGGATCCCACCCACTTGAAATCAGGGGGTGGAGAGGTTTGTTAGGAAGGTTACGTGAAGGGAGCACGTAGGATTACCTAGGTCTAGCATTTTTTATTCTTCCCTCTAGTTGAAGCATATCCCTCGAGGGCATCCGGCAGTCCGATGAGCGGCtgccggacatggggaagacaTGTCAGCGAagggactagggagggggcggggCTTCATTTTTCGGGGCTCATGGCCAGCTGGAGATGGGGAAGAACGGGAGTCTAGTTTTAGAGTCTAGTCTAGTAGAAAAATGTCTAAATGTAAAGAATTTGTCCCAGTTTagatgaaaagcatttggttttatgtTAAAAAAAGTCCGGTTTATTTCAGTTTGAATCTAATTTTTCGTTTTTGTCGAATTTCATTTGAAATGTAACTGGACATATGCGGATAGCTTTGGATGACAGGCTTCCACATTCATGTCTACGAACTGGTCCCTCTGTTCGTAGATGGATGTCGGAGCAAATTTATAGGTCAGCATTGaagatgcactagtagaaaaagggtcaaatgtcaagcacattagtgctggTTTGCTTTTGAGCtggtgccggttccaatggctagccggccgctttcattagtaccggttcgtggccgacctttagcactggttcgtgccacggaccggtactaaagtgtgtggtggcaggatgttgtcagtccggggcccctccagcacctttagtaccggttcgtggcacgaaccggtgctaaaggtcgtcgtacagaaacccttcgtccacccgagctcgctctgttcttcccctttcccctctcctctctgttcttcccctcttcctctcgagctcatcacacattttgcccaaaatttgtcaagatttgaaggcccccatccattcaaatgatcacaaaggttagcaactttgtcctttcatccctcattgctagattagctcttgcaatgctttgtatagtgattaatttatgagtttagtaatttgggaggaaatatatgtgctagtatttgatttatatgcaatttgatgtcaaaaataacacttagttcgcatatgtaggtgtggtttacttagtgcctgttaaatctccgtcgtaaccacagtcgatcgcccgcaccgttccgtcgccggcaccaccttgtggtgagcctcttgttcatgaatgttttacattaccaaattgatgtttgtgtgatttagatatatagttacttgtataattatcttactcgtacgttgtttgttatacatagtgccatggttttgatatccgtccccggcactaacagaaagtttgtaattttttatacctaaagcaaaaatattcacaaagaaactctaaatacagcaaaaaacaactcaaaataaataaagcaaaaaataaaaaataaaaaagcccacctactgggccagagcggcctgcatacgactagaaacccaacctgtagttgggccaggatgcaggcccgcaagcccagtaggcccacgggcagagtaggagaggtaggcccagaaggcctgcttttgagaggagctcaatgcagtgcctgcaccggggct
This window of the Triticum aestivum cultivar Chinese Spring chromosome 5D, IWGSC CS RefSeq v2.1, whole genome shotgun sequence genome carries:
- the LOC123124626 gene encoding protein FLOWERINGUS T-like: MSTSRNPLVVGNIVGEIIDPFDASAVLRLFYNNREMTSGSGLRPSQVAREPTVQITGSRGRNETSLYTLVMVDPDAPSPSNPSKREYLHWLVMDIPEGGDVSHGTEVVAYESPQPKAGIHRLAFIVFRQTVRQVIYAPGWRPNFNTRDFAACYCLGAPVAAAYFNCQREGGCGGRRCS